A portion of the Colius striatus isolate bColStr4 chromosome 1, bColStr4.1.hap1, whole genome shotgun sequence genome contains these proteins:
- the SULT1C4 gene encoding sulfotransferase 1C4 gives MALDKMKDLSLTPAMIRIDLGEVEGVPMLTPTCSIWDKIWKFKARPDDLLIATYSKAGTTWTQEIVDMIQQNGDVEKCRRDTTYKRHPFLEWFLPASPPLSYSGLELAEAMPSPRTIKTHLPVQLVPPSFWEQNCKIIYVARNAKDNLVSYYHFHRMNKGLPDPGTLEEFIEKFMTGKVLWGSWYDHVKGWWKAKDKHRILYLFYEDMKENPKREIQKILKFLEKDLSQEVLNRIIYNTSFEIMKENPMANYTKDFPGLMDHSISPFMRKGLVGDWKNYFTVAQNKKFDEDYKKKMADTSLVFRTEL, from the exons ATGGCCCTGGACAAAATGAAAGATTTGAGTTTGACACCTGCAATGATCCGAATTGACTTAGGTGAAGTGGAAGGTGTTCCCATGTTAACACCAACGTGCAGCATATGGGACAAAATATGGAAGTTCAAAGCCAGACCTGATGATCTGCTCATTGCAACCTATTCAAAAGCAG GTACTACATGGACACAGGAAATAGTGGATATGATTCAACAAAATGGAGATGTTGAGAAGTGTAGACGTGACACTACTTACAAACGCCATCCTTTCCTCGAGTGGTTTCTCCCAGCGTCTCCACCTTTGAGTTACTCAG GTCTGGAGTTAGCTGAAGCTATGCCTTCTCCACGGACAATAAAAACTCATCTCCCTGTGCAGTTGGTGCCTCCCTCCTTCTGGGAACAGAACTGTAAG ATAATCTATGTGGCGAGAAATGCAAAAGACAACCTGGTGTCATACTACCATTTCCACAGAATGAATAAAGGACTACCTGACCCAGGAACCTTGGAGGAGTTCATAGAGAAATTCATGACTGGAAAAG TTCTCTGGGGTTCCTGGTATGACCATGTAAAAGGATGGTGGAAAGCAAAAGATAAGCACCGTATTCTCTACCTCTTCTATGAAGATATGAAGGAG AATCCAAAGCGAGAAATTCAGAAGATTCTGAAATTCCTGGAGAAGGACCTGAGTCAAGAGGTTCTAAACAGGATCATCTACAACACATCATTTGAGATAATGAAGGAAAACCCCATGGCAAACTACACTAAAGATTTTCCGGGACTAATGGATCACTCTATTTCCCCATTCATGAGAAAAG gGCTTGTTGGGGACTGGaagaattatttcactgtggCACAGAATAAGAAATTTGATGAAGATTATAAGAAGAAAATGGCTGACACTTCTCTTGTTTTTCGCACGGAATTATGA